A window from Chitinophaga filiformis encodes these proteins:
- a CDS encoding YihY/virulence factor BrkB family protein — MPFRPEKIILTSRPFRKLVNISKTLVLPGFEGVPLYDVLKFFLKEMGNRSLGERAAAISFNFLLSIPPFFIFLFTLVPYIPMKNVEATLYELAEDVTPNYNTYIIIRDMIHDFLYTHRNGLLSIAFLMGFFASSNAVMGLARSFNKKSPGFRRRKWWQKRLMALKLTLILIFLLLLTVILIIAQGTVLSFIFKYLGITDTRILSLADVARWILIALLFFSMLSVIYRFVPATTKRWKFITAGSTFATIMMIVVTILFSVFVNKFANYNKIYGSVGTILILMLSIYLYSFILLIGFELNASIRILKETAEARKENLPEEIRGLS, encoded by the coding sequence ATGCCATTCAGACCAGAAAAGATCATTCTTACATCCAGGCCTTTCCGTAAACTGGTAAACATCAGCAAAACACTGGTGCTGCCCGGTTTTGAGGGAGTGCCCCTGTACGACGTGCTCAAATTCTTTCTGAAGGAAATGGGGAACCGGAGCCTGGGGGAACGGGCTGCAGCTATTTCATTCAACTTCCTGCTGTCCATTCCCCCATTCTTCATCTTTCTGTTCACCCTCGTACCCTACATCCCCATGAAAAATGTGGAGGCCACCCTGTACGAGCTGGCAGAAGATGTTACCCCCAACTACAATACCTACATTATTATACGGGACATGATCCATGACTTCCTGTATACCCACCGTAACGGATTACTGTCCATCGCCTTCCTGATGGGCTTCTTCGCCTCTTCCAATGCGGTGATGGGACTGGCCCGTTCTTTCAATAAGAAGTCGCCCGGCTTCCGCCGCAGAAAATGGTGGCAGAAAAGGCTTATGGCCCTCAAGCTGACGCTCATACTCATCTTCCTCCTGCTGCTGACCGTCATCCTGATCATTGCGCAGGGTACCGTATTGAGCTTCATTTTCAAATATCTGGGTATAACCGACACCCGCATATTGTCACTGGCCGATGTGGCGCGGTGGATACTCATCGCCTTACTGTTCTTCTCTATGCTTTCGGTGATCTACCGCTTCGTGCCGGCTACCACCAAACGATGGAAGTTCATTACCGCGGGGTCTACCTTCGCCACTATTATGATGATCGTGGTGACCATCCTCTTTTCCGTATTTGTCAACAAATTTGCCAATTACAACAAGATCTACGGCTCCGTGGGCACTATCCTCATCCTCATGTTGTCCATTTACCTCTATTCATTCATCCTGCTGATCGGTTTTGAGCTGAACGCCAGCATCCGGATCCTGAAGGAAACAGCGGAAGCCCGTAAGGAAAACCTCCCGGAAGAGATACGCGGCCTCTCCTGA
- a CDS encoding sigma-54 interaction domain-containing protein: MDNVQSIKNRFGIIGNSPALNYALQVAAQVANTDLTVLIVGESGVGKEVFSNIIHSLSARKHNPFIAVNCGAIPEGTIDSELFGHEKGSFTGAVDSRKGYFETVSGGTIFLDEIGEMPLGTQARLLRVLETGEFIRVGSSKVQKTDVRVITATNRDLLDHTQQGKFREDLYYRLNTVPIRVPSLRDRKEDIPLLFRKFCVDFSERYKTPSIQLDDEARNILVNYPWRGNVRELKNMAEQISVLAQDKLITAQELRRFLPEVNEPSRLPMIAAPQAKTNGDFTNERDILYKLFFDMKKDVTELKKMFFDILQNPNIAHAGNFQDSHLMHSFHPQPEVSVASPVPATISSPQPIILQDNNKIDHHEEVEETLSIADKEKELIVKALKKHKGKRKDAALDLGISERTLYRKLKEYNINE, from the coding sequence ATGGATAACGTACAGTCCATTAAAAACAGGTTTGGCATTATCGGAAACTCACCTGCATTGAACTATGCCCTGCAGGTGGCAGCACAGGTGGCCAACACGGATCTGACCGTGTTGATAGTTGGTGAAAGCGGCGTCGGTAAAGAAGTGTTTTCCAATATTATCCATTCACTTAGTGCCCGTAAACACAACCCTTTCATTGCCGTCAACTGCGGCGCTATCCCGGAAGGGACTATAGACTCGGAACTTTTCGGTCATGAAAAAGGCTCATTTACCGGTGCGGTAGACAGCCGCAAAGGATATTTTGAAACCGTGAGCGGCGGTACCATTTTCCTGGACGAGATCGGGGAAATGCCGCTCGGCACACAGGCCCGCCTGCTGCGCGTACTGGAAACAGGCGAATTTATCAGGGTCGGCTCTTCCAAAGTGCAGAAAACAGATGTACGGGTCATCACCGCTACCAACAGGGACCTGCTCGATCATACCCAGCAGGGCAAATTCAGGGAAGACCTTTACTATCGTCTGAATACCGTTCCGATCAGGGTACCTTCCCTGCGGGACAGGAAAGAGGATATTCCATTGTTGTTCCGTAAATTCTGCGTGGACTTTTCGGAGCGCTACAAAACCCCGAGCATCCAGCTGGATGACGAGGCCCGTAATATCCTGGTCAACTACCCGTGGAGAGGTAACGTGCGTGAACTGAAGAATATGGCGGAGCAGATCTCCGTACTGGCACAGGACAAACTCATCACCGCACAGGAATTAAGACGCTTCCTGCCAGAGGTGAACGAGCCTTCCAGGCTGCCGATGATCGCTGCTCCACAGGCCAAGACCAACGGTGACTTTACCAACGAAAGGGATATACTGTATAAACTGTTCTTCGATATGAAGAAAGATGTGACAGAACTGAAAAAGATGTTCTTCGACATCCTGCAGAACCCTAATATTGCCCATGCCGGCAATTTCCAGGACAGTCACCTGATGCACAGCTTCCACCCGCAACCCGAAGTGAGCGTAGCAAGCCCTGTGCCCGCAACCATTTCTTCCCCACAGCCGATCATCTTACAGGATAACAACAAGATCGATCACCATGAAGAAGTAGAGGAAACATTGTCGATTGCCGACAAGGAAAAGGAACTGATCGTCAAGGCCCTGAAAAAACATAAAGGCAAAAGAAAAGACGCAGCGCTTGACCTGGGCATTTCCGAGCGGACCTTATACAGGAAACTGAAAGAATACAACATTAACGAATAG
- a CDS encoding redoxin domain-containing protein, which yields MRNVYCLLILYSWLVAMQPALTPPLEIGAPLPKGDVVLQDFSGKEITLNKARLNNGLLVIFSGNTCPYIERNQARTQEICKYALSNNIGVVLINSNTAGADEKAVLAAMKTYATGQQYNWYYVADKKTELADAFEASHMPECYLFNQQAKLVYKGAIDDSPGNAEAVKMRHLNNAINDLLAGKAVRVNSTTALGCNIKRF from the coding sequence ATGAGAAACGTATACTGTCTATTGATCCTATACTCCTGGCTTGTGGCCATGCAGCCGGCCCTTACGCCGCCATTGGAAATAGGAGCGCCCTTACCTAAAGGGGATGTTGTACTGCAGGATTTTTCCGGCAAAGAGATCACGCTCAATAAGGCAAGATTAAATAATGGATTACTGGTGATATTCTCCGGCAATACCTGTCCCTATATAGAAAGGAACCAGGCCCGCACACAGGAGATCTGTAAATATGCGCTTAGCAATAATATCGGTGTGGTGCTGATCAATTCCAACACTGCCGGTGCAGATGAAAAAGCAGTGCTGGCTGCCATGAAGACCTATGCTACCGGGCAGCAATACAACTGGTATTATGTAGCAGATAAAAAAACTGAATTAGCAGACGCTTTTGAGGCCAGTCATATGCCGGAATGCTACCTGTTCAACCAGCAGGCGAAACTCGTTTATAAGGGCGCTATTGATGATAGCCCGGGCAATGCAGAAGCGGTTAAGATGCGCCACCTGAACAACGCCATCAATGATCTGCTGGCAGGTAAGGCCGTGCGGGTAAATTCTACAACCGCGCTGGGATGTAATATCAAAAGGTTTTAG
- the mltG gene encoding endolytic transglycosylase MltG, translating into MAKTSKAKKSQKKNLWIKRMLVVACAILAGLLVYVGYRVFGPNTKAFGDSKFFYVHTGATYSDVLDGLEEQQIIRSRTSFDWVARELGYPKRVKAGKYKISRGMSNFDIVKLLRAGRQTPVNLTITKLRTKQDLVRKICSNLEADSATFRALLSDQVYLRQFGLDTNTVMCAFIPNSYQFYWNTTAEAAFRKIEKETAAFWTDERKAAARRLDLSTVQVMIIASIVEEETNKNDEKPLISSVYINRFRKGMRLQADPTVKFALQDFSIRRIREGHIAFSSPYNTYQNAGLPPGPICTPSIKSIEAVLNTPETDYIYFCAKADFSGYHAFAATYAEHMKNAQAFHAALNARGI; encoded by the coding sequence ATGGCAAAGACAAGCAAAGCAAAAAAAAGTCAGAAGAAGAATCTGTGGATTAAACGTATGCTGGTAGTTGCCTGCGCTATCCTGGCAGGCCTGCTCGTATATGTAGGGTATCGTGTATTTGGCCCCAATACCAAAGCGTTTGGGGATAGTAAGTTTTTCTATGTACATACCGGCGCAACCTATTCGGATGTATTGGATGGACTGGAAGAACAGCAGATCATCCGCAGCCGTACCAGCTTCGATTGGGTAGCCCGCGAACTGGGATATCCAAAGCGGGTAAAAGCCGGTAAATACAAGATCAGCCGGGGTATGAGCAATTTCGATATTGTGAAGCTGCTGCGCGCCGGCCGTCAGACGCCGGTGAACCTGACCATTACCAAACTGCGCACCAAGCAGGACCTCGTCAGGAAGATCTGCTCCAACCTGGAAGCCGATTCTGCTACCTTCCGCGCATTGCTCAGCGACCAGGTATACCTCCGCCAGTTCGGACTGGATACCAACACCGTGATGTGCGCCTTCATTCCGAACAGTTACCAGTTCTACTGGAATACCACCGCAGAGGCAGCCTTCAGGAAGATCGAAAAGGAAACGGCCGCTTTTTGGACAGACGAACGCAAGGCTGCTGCCCGTCGCCTGGACCTGAGCACTGTACAGGTAATGATCATCGCCTCTATCGTGGAAGAGGAAACCAATAAAAACGATGAAAAACCGCTGATCTCCAGCGTATACATCAACCGCTTCCGCAAAGGCATGCGCCTCCAGGCAGATCCTACCGTGAAATTTGCCCTGCAGGACTTCTCCATCCGCAGGATCAGGGAAGGACATATCGCCTTTTCATCGCCTTATAATACCTATCAGAATGCCGGTCTGCCTCCGGGCCCTATCTGTACACCTTCCATTAAATCGATCGAAGCAGTACTGAATACGCCGGAAACTGATTATATCTATTTTTGCGCTAAAGCTGATTTCTCCGGATATCATGCCTTTGCCGCCACCTACGCAGAGCACATGAAAAATGCACAGGCATTCCATGCTGCTTTAAATGCGCGGGGGATATAA
- a CDS encoding toxin-antitoxin system YwqK family antitoxin, giving the protein MSGERNSINIYNALLPGFLLLLLAINGAGCAAGEDHKTELLRQVMREENGHIKWKVYGFTDDPYREKVEIYYENGKLKEVYYRRAGRMEGVRTVFFDNGKLSETGHWHEDNRVGEFRYYRREGGLECVQYFGLIGESVE; this is encoded by the coding sequence ATGTCCGGTGAACGAAATTCTATAAACATTTACAATGCATTGCTTCCAGGTTTTCTGCTGTTGTTGCTTGCCATCAATGGCGCAGGTTGTGCTGCCGGAGAGGATCACAAGACTGAACTGTTGCGCCAGGTAATGCGGGAGGAGAACGGGCATATCAAATGGAAAGTATATGGCTTTACTGATGATCCTTACAGGGAAAAGGTAGAGATCTACTATGAGAATGGCAAGCTCAAAGAAGTGTATTACCGGCGGGCGGGGAGAATGGAAGGCGTCAGGACCGTTTTCTTCGATAACGGCAAACTATCGGAAACCGGCCACTGGCATGAAGACAACAGGGTAGGGGAGTTCCGTTATTACCGCCGCGAAGGAGGTCTTGAGTGTGTACAGTATTTCGGACTGATAGGTGAAAGTGTAGAGTAG
- the lptE gene encoding LPS assembly lipoprotein LptE: protein MIRLLQGIMTISLLLVLGGCSIHYSATGASIEPGAKTVNVRFIDNRAPINNPTLSQNLTEKLRTKVQSQTRLVQINEDGADYEFKGAVTGYSFSNAAVTNVDQAATSRLTVTINITFVKRIGDKKGYTQSFTRSADFSASQLPSAVENGLLENTILPQIVDDIFNKAFANW from the coding sequence ATGATCAGATTACTTCAGGGGATAATGACCATCAGCCTGCTGCTGGTATTGGGCGGCTGTTCTATTCATTATTCCGCCACAGGGGCCAGTATTGAACCGGGCGCAAAGACCGTAAACGTGCGTTTTATTGATAACAGGGCGCCGATCAACAATCCGACACTGAGCCAGAACCTGACCGAAAAACTGCGTACCAAAGTACAATCGCAGACCAGGCTGGTACAGATCAACGAAGATGGGGCCGATTATGAGTTCAAAGGCGCTGTAACCGGTTATTCCTTCAGCAATGCCGCGGTGACCAACGTCGACCAGGCCGCTACTTCCAGGCTGACCGTTACCATCAATATTACGTTTGTAAAAAGAATAGGTGATAAAAAGGGGTATACACAGTCCTTCACCCGTTCTGCCGACTTCTCCGCCTCGCAGTTACCAAGTGCGGTGGAAAATGGCCTGCTGGAAAACACTATCCTGCCACAAATAGTGGATGATATTTTCAACAAAGCGTTCGCTAACTGGTAA
- a CDS encoding TonB-dependent receptor: MLHLVAHLRGLVLLIALTLCISASSYGQTGTITGTVTDGKGPLANATVHIEHTNKGGYTNAQGRFTLEIVPGNHTVLISYVGYTAQRKTVTVSAGQTTTLDVTLETSTTMNELVVLGSRSLPRTQTETPVPVDVIDIKRIAADAPQVSINQILNYVAPSFSSGTQTVADGTDHIDPASLRGLGPDQVLVLVNGKRRYNTALVNVNGSFGRGAVGTDMNAIPTSAIDRIEILRDGAAAQYGSDAIAGVINIILKSTVNRLNVNVTTGANVTSQADDNMDGQTVQTGVNYGVPLGAKDGYINFGGSYDYRNYTNRSGPWTGAIYRTYPGGVDKTDSFLVANNITRNDIRMRAGQSKLRSAQLFVNASIPLENNAEVYFFGGIGYRNGNAAGVYRLPHDSRNVMEIYPLGFLPEIHSDIYDRSFAAGIRGNLGDWKVDFSNTYGRNEFGFKVENSLNASLGKASPTRFTCGGPIFTQNTTNVDFSRRFDVLEGLDIAFGAEHRFEQYELVAGAENSYTDYGRARKIGVDANGKDILIPDPQGSVNTVFGPDGTPRAGGAQVFPGFRPENAIRATRSAISGYVDVEANFSSAFLLGGALRFENYNDFGSTLNGKLTARYKLSERTALRASASTGFRAPSLHQRFYSSTSTLFVDGVPYEVGTFTNDSRPAQLLGIPQLKPEKSKSISAGFTSTFGKFSLTLDGYFTHIDDRIVYTDQFSGNNADTASAVDKEIYQLLSLANANRAAFFANAINSETKGVDLVLTYSTKLGGGTLRADLSGTYSYTQRVGQIKASEKLKGKENIYFSRASRIYLERTVPREKVNLTLSYNIGKFNAFLRNVHFGTVEEATNDPAFFQTYSAKVVTDVAVGYKLTPALKLSIGSNNVFDVYPDLVANPANTTNNQFRYSRRATQFGYNGRFLFARLELNL; encoded by the coding sequence ATGTTACACCTGGTAGCCCATCTAAGAGGCCTTGTGCTTCTTATCGCCCTCACTTTATGTATATCAGCATCCTCGTATGGCCAGACCGGCACCATTACGGGTACCGTCACTGATGGCAAAGGACCGCTGGCCAATGCCACCGTCCATATCGAGCATACCAATAAAGGCGGATATACCAATGCACAGGGACGTTTTACCCTGGAAATAGTGCCCGGCAATCATACAGTGCTGATCAGTTACGTAGGCTATACCGCCCAGCGTAAGACCGTTACTGTCAGCGCCGGACAAACCACTACACTGGATGTGACCCTGGAAACAAGCACCACTATGAATGAACTGGTGGTACTGGGCTCCCGCAGCCTGCCGCGTACACAAACGGAAACGCCTGTACCGGTAGATGTTATTGACATCAAACGTATTGCCGCCGATGCGCCGCAGGTGTCCATCAACCAGATCCTCAACTATGTAGCGCCTTCCTTCAGCTCTGGTACACAAACCGTTGCCGATGGCACGGACCATATTGATCCCGCCTCCCTGCGTGGACTGGGGCCCGACCAGGTGCTGGTGCTGGTAAACGGCAAACGCCGGTACAATACCGCCCTGGTGAATGTGAACGGTAGCTTTGGCCGTGGCGCGGTAGGTACCGATATGAACGCTATCCCCACATCTGCCATTGACCGTATCGAGATACTGCGCGATGGCGCTGCCGCCCAGTATGGCTCTGATGCCATCGCCGGTGTGATCAACATCATCCTGAAAAGCACAGTGAACCGCCTGAACGTTAATGTAACTACAGGCGCCAACGTTACCTCGCAGGCCGACGATAATATGGATGGCCAGACGGTGCAGACCGGCGTTAACTATGGTGTTCCGCTGGGCGCCAAAGACGGATATATCAATTTCGGCGGCTCTTATGATTACCGTAATTATACCAATCGTTCAGGCCCCTGGACGGGCGCTATCTATCGCACCTATCCCGGTGGCGTAGATAAGACGGATTCTTTCCTCGTGGCTAACAACATCACCCGCAACGATATCCGTATGCGCGCGGGGCAGTCGAAACTGCGCAGCGCACAGTTGTTTGTGAATGCCAGCATCCCGCTGGAAAACAATGCTGAAGTGTATTTCTTCGGCGGTATCGGCTACCGTAACGGGAATGCTGCCGGTGTATACCGCTTGCCGCACGACAGCAGGAATGTAATGGAGATCTATCCCCTGGGCTTCCTGCCGGAAATACACAGTGATATTTACGACCGTTCTTTTGCAGCAGGTATAAGAGGTAACCTGGGCGACTGGAAAGTGGATTTCAGCAATACCTATGGCCGTAATGAGTTTGGCTTCAAAGTGGAAAATTCACTGAATGCATCCCTGGGAAAAGCTTCTCCCACACGCTTTACCTGCGGTGGACCTATCTTCACACAGAACACTACGAACGTCGATTTCTCGCGCCGTTTTGATGTGCTGGAAGGACTGGACATAGCCTTCGGTGCAGAACACCGCTTCGAGCAGTACGAGCTGGTAGCAGGGGCAGAGAACTCTTATACCGACTATGGCCGCGCCAGGAAGATAGGGGTAGATGCCAATGGAAAAGATATCCTGATACCAGACCCGCAGGGCTCAGTCAACACCGTATTCGGACCTGACGGCACACCCAGGGCCGGCGGTGCACAGGTATTCCCCGGCTTCCGTCCTGAAAATGCGATCAGGGCTACCCGCAGTGCCATCTCCGGTTATGTGGATGTAGAAGCCAATTTCTCCTCCGCATTCCTGCTGGGAGGCGCCTTACGTTTTGAGAACTATAACGATTTCGGCAGTACGCTGAATGGTAAACTGACAGCACGCTATAAGCTGAGTGAAAGAACTGCGCTCAGGGCTTCTGCCAGCACCGGTTTCAGGGCGCCATCATTACACCAGCGCTTTTATTCTTCCACTTCCACTTTGTTTGTGGATGGCGTGCCTTATGAAGTGGGTACCTTCACGAACGACAGCCGGCCGGCACAGTTGCTGGGCATCCCGCAGCTGAAACCGGAAAAATCAAAAAGTATCAGTGCGGGTTTTACCAGCACCTTCGGCAAGTTTAGCCTGACGCTGGACGGTTACTTTACTCATATCGACGACCGTATTGTATACACAGACCAGTTCTCCGGTAATAATGCCGATACCGCATCTGCCGTAGACAAAGAAATATACCAGCTGCTCTCGCTCGCCAATGCCAACAGGGCTGCCTTCTTCGCCAATGCCATCAATTCTGAAACAAAGGGCGTTGACCTGGTACTGACCTACAGTACAAAACTGGGCGGGGGCACATTGCGTGCAGACCTTTCCGGCACCTATAGCTATACGCAGCGTGTAGGCCAGATCAAAGCTTCCGAGAAGCTGAAAGGGAAAGAGAATATCTATTTCAGCCGGGCCAGCAGGATCTACCTCGAAAGAACGGTGCCGCGTGAAAAAGTGAACCTGACACTGTCTTACAACATAGGTAAGTTCAATGCCTTCCTCCGTAACGTTCACTTCGGTACGGTAGAGGAAGCTACCAACGATCCGGCCTTCTTCCAGACCTATTCTGCCAAGGTAGTGACCGATGTGGCAGTGGGTTATAAACTGACGCCTGCCCTGAAGCTGAGCATTGGTTCCAACAACGTGTTTGACGTATACCCGGACCTGGTAGCCAACCCTGCCAATACCACCAACAACCAGTTCAGGTATAGCAGAAGGGCTACACAATTCGGTTATAACGGCCGTTTCCTGTTTGCAAGGCTGGAACTGAACCTGTAA
- the secG gene encoding preprotein translocase subunit SecG yields MLLIFGILIILACVLLGFFVLVQNPKGGGLSGSFGGFGNQVMGVRQTTDVLEKGTWILSAIIGVLCLTSSLFISRGQAPEMRKGVMEQNVTVPTAPAPAPATPVNPAPPAPAK; encoded by the coding sequence ATGTTATTGATTTTCGGCATATTAATCATCCTGGCCTGTGTGTTATTGGGCTTTTTCGTACTGGTACAAAACCCGAAAGGCGGTGGTTTATCCGGTAGCTTTGGTGGTTTCGGTAACCAGGTGATGGGTGTACGCCAGACCACAGATGTGCTTGAAAAAGGTACCTGGATCCTGTCTGCCATCATCGGTGTGCTGTGCCTCACTTCCTCCCTGTTCATCAGCAGAGGTCAGGCTCCGGAAATGAGAAAAGGCGTGATGGAACAAAATGTGACCGTCCCTACAGCTCCGGCTCCAGCGCCAGCTACGCCAGTGAATCCGGCACCTCCGGCTCCTGCAAAATAA
- a CDS encoding M14 metallopeptidase family protein — MRKLLLSSLILLIVQTGYSQILPTPEQFLGYAPGTQFTPYHRVLEYFRAVAAVTPNMQLTQYGTTYEGRPLMLAVISSPENISKTEQIRQHNLELASGDGKPAAGDPVIVWLSYNVHGNEAVSTEAAMVTLYMLANKEHKAQQEWLKNTVVIIDPCLNPDGRERYVNFYNQVHTRYADPLLFAREHNEPWPGGRANHYYFDLNRDWAWQTQVESQQRAIQYSRWMPQVHVDFHEQSIDAPYYFAPAAEPFHDIIKPWQRSMQMLIGKNNARYFDKEGWLYFTKEFFDMFYPSYGDTYPTYNGAIGMTYEQGGGGRAGLAGLKQDGDTLTLTERIAHHRTTGLSTIEIASQQAPLLLKEFSHYFYEAIHAPEGPYMSYVVKAAGNYEKLASLGTLLNRNGIRFGYGSAANKAIGFNYFNGKTENFNIDKEDMVISAAQARSNLLKVLFEPDSRLADSVTYDITAWSLPYAYGLQTYGVRQLLTPAKDSLQAIQNAYLAAAKPYAYLARWNSIKDVRFLSALLQKRIRVRYAEGDFIAGGKSFPAGTLIITRSGNEAAGAQFDEQVIALANTFKTGLDAVNTGFVEKGVDFGSEKVRFIKPIRVAVVMGEGISSLAAGEVWHFFEQQIGYPLTIVDEKQLSRVNWKALDVLILPDGNYKFLSDKDNANKLRDWITGGGKLIALQGALAQVATLDWGIHQKKEDEEKEEKKDEYAMLKPYANREREGVKQLIPGAIYKVQLDNSHPLAFGFPSVYYTLKQDSRIYDYLDDGGWNVGILKKDNYLSGFVGTETRRKLRDGLLFGVREMGEGKIVLMADDPLFRSFWENGKLMFGNALFMVW, encoded by the coding sequence ATGCGCAAATTGCTGTTATCGTCCCTTATACTGCTCATCGTGCAAACAGGATATTCACAGATCCTGCCTACGCCGGAACAGTTTCTCGGTTATGCGCCCGGAACGCAGTTCACGCCCTATCACCGGGTACTCGAATACTTCAGGGCCGTTGCTGCTGTTACGCCCAATATGCAGCTCACCCAATACGGCACTACCTACGAAGGCCGCCCCCTGATGCTGGCCGTTATTTCTTCTCCTGAAAATATCAGCAAGACCGAACAGATAAGACAACACAACCTGGAACTGGCCAGTGGTGATGGCAAGCCTGCCGCCGGCGATCCTGTGATTGTCTGGCTGAGCTATAACGTACATGGCAATGAAGCTGTTTCTACGGAAGCCGCTATGGTCACACTGTACATGCTGGCCAATAAAGAACATAAAGCGCAACAGGAATGGCTGAAGAATACGGTCGTGATCATCGATCCCTGTCTTAATCCCGACGGACGGGAACGCTATGTGAACTTCTACAACCAGGTGCATACCCGTTATGCCGACCCCTTATTATTTGCGAGAGAGCACAATGAACCATGGCCGGGAGGAAGGGCGAACCACTATTACTTTGACCTGAACCGTGACTGGGCCTGGCAGACGCAGGTGGAATCGCAGCAAAGAGCGATCCAGTATAGCCGCTGGATGCCCCAGGTACATGTAGACTTCCATGAACAATCTATCGACGCTCCATATTACTTTGCACCTGCAGCAGAGCCTTTCCATGATATTATCAAACCCTGGCAGCGCAGCATGCAGATGCTGATCGGTAAGAACAATGCCCGTTACTTCGATAAGGAAGGCTGGCTGTATTTTACCAAGGAATTCTTTGATATGTTCTACCCCAGCTACGGCGATACCTACCCTACCTACAATGGGGCCATCGGAATGACCTACGAGCAGGGTGGTGGCGGACGTGCAGGGCTGGCAGGTTTAAAACAGGACGGCGATACCCTGACCCTTACAGAACGTATTGCGCATCATCGCACTACGGGACTGTCGACTATAGAGATCGCCTCACAACAGGCGCCCTTATTACTGAAAGAATTCTCTCACTATTTTTACGAAGCTATCCATGCACCGGAAGGCCCTTATATGTCTTACGTAGTAAAGGCTGCCGGCAATTATGAGAAACTGGCTTCCCTGGGCACCCTGCTCAACAGGAACGGTATCCGTTTCGGTTATGGCTCGGCCGCGAACAAGGCTATTGGCTTTAACTACTTTAATGGTAAGACAGAAAATTTCAACATAGATAAGGAAGACATGGTGATCAGTGCTGCACAGGCCAGGTCAAACCTGTTAAAAGTATTGTTCGAGCCCGATTCCCGTTTAGCCGATTCCGTCACATATGATATTACCGCCTGGTCACTGCCTTATGCTTATGGCCTGCAAACCTACGGGGTACGCCAGTTACTGACGCCGGCAAAAGATAGTCTGCAGGCTATCCAGAACGCTTACCTGGCCGCCGCAAAGCCCTATGCCTACCTGGCCCGCTGGAATAGTATCAAGGACGTACGTTTCCTCTCCGCATTGCTGCAGAAACGCATCCGGGTAAGATATGCGGAAGGCGATTTCATTGCCGGCGGCAAGTCCTTTCCCGCAGGTACGCTGATCATTACCAGGTCGGGCAATGAAGCGGCAGGCGCTCAATTTGACGAACAGGTCATTGCATTGGCCAATACTTTTAAAACAGGACTGGACGCGGTGAATACCGGCTTTGTGGAGAAGGGCGTGGACTTCGGTTCGGAGAAAGTGCGGTTCATCAAACCTATCCGGGTGGCTGTGGTCATGGGCGAGGGTATTTCTTCCCTGGCAGCCGGAGAGGTATGGCATTTCTTCGAACAGCAGATCGGTTACCCGCTCACCATCGTGGATGAAAAACAACTATCGCGCGTGAACTGGAAAGCCCTCGATGTGCTGATATTGCCGGATGGCAACTATAAGTTCCTGTCAGACAAAGACAACGCCAATAAACTGCGCGACTGGATCACCGGCGGCGGTAAACTGATTGCCCTGCAGGGAGCGCTGGCACAGGTGGCTACACTGGACTGGGGCATTCACCAGAAAAAGGAGGATGAAGAGAAAGAAGAAAAGAAAGATGAATACGCCATGCTGAAGCCTTACGCCAACCGTGAAAGGGAAGGCGTGAAGCAGCTTATTCCCGGCGCCATATACAAAGTACAACTGGACAATAGCCACCCGCTGGCTTTCGGATTTCCGTCTGTCTATTACACTTTAAAGCAGGACAGCAGGATATACGACTATCTGGACGATGGTGGCTGGAATGTGGGCATACTGAAGAAAGATAATTACCTCAGTGGTTTCGTGGGAACGGAAACACGCAGAAAGCTCAGGGACGGTTTACTCTTCGGTGTAAGGGAAATGGGCGAAGGTAAGATCGTCCTCATGGCCGATGACCCGCTGTTCCGCAGTTTCTGGGAGAACGGGAAACTGATGTTCGGCAATGCATTGTTTATGGTGTGGTAA